AGAATATCGATTATGATTCGTTACAGCCGTTTTGTATACTGCACGTTGATAATAATTCACTAATCTCTCCTCTTTCCCATGATGGTATTGCGCTAATATTAATGTAATGCGTCGTGTAAACCAGAAAATagaattgaaataaaaagtacCTTAACAGCAAAGCCATGTGTGCATGTGCAGAACAGAAAGCAGACTGAACTCACTGacaatcaaaattatttttcgaagagactaaaaaaaaagacaacaTTGCCGGGGTCGTGTACAGTCAAATATTCATGCGAATATTGCAATTGAGCTGAGTACAATTTACACATAGCGAATCTCAATCCCTCCGCTTCCCCCTGATATTGCTAATATTAATGTAACGCGGACGCGGATCCTCCAGTTTGTAGATCTCGTCCAAAAGCAGCGTCTTGTCGAGCCTCTCAAGCGCGACCTTCTGAAGCTGACTCAGCAGATTCGGGTAAGGTGCGACGACCTGTTGAAACGCCTCGCGTGGGACGACCAGAATCTCGCAGGTCTCGACCGCCACGACGCTCGCGACTCTCTGCTCGTTCTCCATAACCAGGGCTATCTCACCGAAGTAGGATCCGTCCTCCAAATGGCACACCTACGCGCATCGGTTGGAATCGAaaattttcacgtttttacGAGTTCTTCGCTTATACCTCTTTTCCCAGACTCGTGTAGACGGCCACTGTGCCCGAGCCGACGAAGAACAGGCAGTCCCCGTGAGTACCGGACTTGACGATGACGTCGTTGACCAGGTGAATTTCGGTCCTGATGAACTTCACCAGCTCTACTATCGCCGCTCGCGGCAAATACTTGAACAGATCCACCATCTCCAAGAGGCTCGTGTAGTTGTGGAGAATCAGTTCCTGGAAATTATTCGCGTtggagagtaaaaaaaataaagtccCGGTGGTGATAATGAGTCGAGCGAGCTGTTTAATACTTCGCGGAGGGGCTCGGAGACTTGAGCGTGTATGCGTCGGTCTCTATTGAAGTTTTTCTTGTACCAGTAATTGCAGTAGACCATCAGTCTCTTTTGCGTGACCCGAGGCAATTCCTTGTACTGCACGTATTCctgcagctgctgcagcagccttAAACGCTCTTTAGCCGAGGAGTGGAAGGTAGTCATGAGCTGCAGAAATTGGGCTGAAAAAAGATTCGCCAAGCCAATGTAACGTGCGaatgtttttttgtttatcttttttaaataatacgcACAGAGAAGATAGACGAATCCGAGCTTGCCGAGTACGGCGAGAAGAAAATTCATTATCATATCTTCGGCGGTCGTGACGTCCAAGTAGTGCTCCGAACTGACTAAGGATATCGTGGCTCGGTTCAGGCATAGAATGTATTTTTTCAGCCTACTGTTCCGCTTCTTCATGCTCGCGCTCAGTATCCACGACTTCCTATTTTGCACCGATGCACACTAGAATGTAATGCAGATAGCAGAGCTGCGGCTATGGCGATAAAAGTCGAAGAAAGACACACTAACGATACTGCGTCGTCGAATCCGTCGAACTTTTGCACTACCATAGGTACGTAGTAGACGAGACAGGCGGACCAGTGTATGCTGATGATTATTATGATCGTCAGCTCCAGTATTTTCACCTTATGGAAGGACATGTGGTACGACTGCAAAACCATCGAACAAGTAAGAATAAAGAATAGTTTTGATTCCACACTCGACTGAAACGGTCACTTTTTGTGcctgaattattattttcttataattttgaaaaacgttGACTCTGCTTCTTAGGCTCAATTAGTGGCCTTTCGCTCGAAACtggaataaaataattctatCGTTTGGCTAGTACTTTGTGAAACTGGCGTATGCAGCAAATCAGATTCCTCACTCTGAATATTTTGACGAAGTTGAAAGTCGAGCAGTACCAGTTGATGTGCTCGTCCCCGTGAGCCATGAAGTCGAAAACTTCGGCAGGGACTCCGGACAGAATGTCGAAGATAAAGTAACTTCGAATGTACTTTCTGCAATAATCATACGAGCTTTTCTCATGAAAATCTAGTTTTCAGAATAAAACTCACGTAAACACTATTCTCGGGTCTAAGGTCACGATTTTTGTGCGATAATCGAAGTATCCCGTGAAGAAGTGAAGAATCACGTCAAACAGCATGACGAAGTCGATGATCATTATGAAAGGCAGACTTCTCAGCTGATCGTTGAAAAAGAAGGCGTTCAAGAAGGGAGTCGCGATCAGTGCCGCAAGTGTGAATATGGTCATGGTTATGTCccaaaatattctaaaaatgGCACTTTTGTAATAATGGAGTCAGTAATTCAGAGGCGACAAATCAATTACCGGAAAGGGCTGAACGGATGAATCATGTAGGGAAAGTCCTGCAGGTGCCTGCTGATTTCGAATTTGACAGCGGTGCTGCTTTTCAAACACGCTTGAGCGTAGTAGTGATTGGTGGACAAAATTCGCTTTCGAGCGACCCATCGGGAGAATCGAGAGAAAAGATCGTTTCCTTTTATCAGATTGTCTACTTCGTCTTCGTCGGGTGGTTCTCGACAGTCGTGGACGATTTTTGGACTTCGCTGAGGCCGAAACACGCGTTTGTTTGTTTATATAGCTAGCTTTTATGAATAACATTATTTGGTAACTTTTTATTGTCAATTTACCTTATCGCGATCGGACTCCCAATTCGGCACGAGGCCCATTAGATCCATTGGAGAGTCTGTCTCTGTAAAGCACACAATAATGCTTATGAAGTTGTGGTAAACATAACCCCTGCCGTAGGTCAGAAAAAAGTGTTAGCTAAAATTGTCGCGCAATTATAGTAAGTATATATCGcccaaaataaaattatctgcGCGAAGATGTCATTACTTACTCACGaagtttttagaaaattaccGATGCTCGTCTTTACTTGCTGCAAAAAGTCAACGATTATTCGACATTTTTTACGAGCTATACAAGTACTACGAAAagctaatttttaaaaacgtcATTTTCTGCGGACCTTTACAACAGACGTGGGTATTTATGTCAACAAAAAGGATATCACAGGAAATATATAGGATTAGAATAAAAAGTAGAATcggaatattttttatttcatttgtttACAAGAGTTTCGATGCAACTTGTTTCCATAAAATACGTGTAAACAACTTTGAAAACCACAGCTTTTTGAGTTATTACATTGCGTTACTCAAACAACAATAAAATTCAAAGTTCAAACGTGTACGTAGAATTTCAATCATTTGCCTCATGAAGCACTTCATTCGtgattgtaataaaaaaggCCTTATATAAAGGTATTCTGAAACATAAACGTTGTTACATATATATAGTAGAAACAATTATTCAGAAAGATGTTGGTGAACTTTACctgttttcttatttttatcaacATAACTTCTgccacaaaaataaaaattgacaATACATGGCCAACCTGTAGTACATAcataaattaatttcattaGAATGGACAGCTCATTGTTATCCAAAATTTCATCTTCATGAATTACTCTCTGATTTAAAACAAGTCCTGTGGGAATCTTCGTCCCACCGTCGTAAAACTCCGGAACGGAAAATACGCTCTCTTTCAAATGACTCAATTGACTCCATCCGCGTTATGTTGTTCGGTGATTTCGCGAATAAGCAAAGGAACAAAATAATCGCTAAATGCGTATGCGTTGAATGTATCCTCGCCAATCATcctttttatacaattttcattattttctggcaTGACTGTTACCTTTGTGACTGCAGTACGCATTTTACCTTCTATAAGTGCTCTATAACTTTGATTGTCCATAATGATATGGATGTCCGAATCAATTACGTCTTCCCAAGTATCAAAAACATGATATCGCTTTTGTTGAAAACGAACATACAGCAAATATTCCAGGAATTTCACTGACAACATTACGAATACGAGGAGAAGAGAAgaatagaaaattttctctcttACTTTTTTTGTCGTTCCACGGGCGTTGATAGCCCAGTCACGATCATAGCAATATTGTATGCTGACGCGAATCGACTTCCAGGCTCGATTAGACGCAACGAATATTTCGTGATGATTATAATGACGAAGAGTGCGCTAGTAGCTATAATCAAATTCCAGGGAACTATGACATCATAATATCCATTTTgctttataattatttgcggGCGGCCACTATagggatatttaaaaaatacatatgtgAATATTTCCGTAAATCCGATAAAATTTACAGTGTTCAAAGAGAAATCAGAATCGTTCAGAGCTACAGCTTTAatagctttgatttttgatctGATAAATGGTTCATTAACTTTTAAACTCTGTACTTACTTTACCGTTCGGTCGgtgaaaaagataaaaaaaaaacattgcaAGTGATTCGGAATTCTGCTATTTAAACGAACTGCAATGGATGGTGTTGTACTTTGCTTTAATTAACTAAATAACTGTTTCCTTCAATGCGCTGCTATTTTATCTTAGATTATCGTGAAAGAGATAACAGAAAAACACTGTCGAATCATTTGGTATTCTGGTGTTTGACTAAATCGTAGAAAGTCCCATCTGAAAATCAATAACTTTGTATTGTAAATGTTTGTGAACATTGAAATCGATCGAGAGTTTCCAACCTTATTGAGTTGAGTATTTAGTGCTATCATGATCATACGAATATAGTATTATACATACTATAAGACCAATTCTATGTTAGATAGAGTACTGtttgtttaaatttcgcgcgcaaATCAGGCTTAACCAATATACAGTCTGACCAACCACAGGTGAGCGCTGCCAACCACGCGCAGTAAAATAAATTCGTTTATGAGCGAGGGGTAAGTTAGGGATCTATTTTACCTCCTTTGTAATATGTGAGCACTTACCGTTGCGCCCTCATTTCGGGAGTACATCTCATGTTAAATCTTATGGGCAAAAAATAGTTCGAGCGGCCGCCATTAGCAATTTTGAGAGTACATCCCATAAGATTACGTGTGAAAAGTGACACCAGCGCCAGTCCTCCTCTCCAACGACGCGCTCACAGCGAATGTATATATGCTTACTACTGAAGTATAACTATATATCTACGCTATACCTATAGCAAAAAAATCCTTCTGCGAAACTGTCGAGCTGAGTATATCTCGTGCGTGCGTGCTGATGCCATCAAATACTTCAATGAGTTTCGATAGCATTTTAGAGAGTTggtgatttttaaattttacttgTCGATCCAATTTCATAAGAGGACGTCATAATAAAGCTGTCAAGGTACGATCTTATTTCTTGTATAAAATCTGTGAGTAGTCGACGAAGTGGTGGACCGTGTTCGGTAGGGTTAGAATTTCTGGATACTGTAAACAAAGAATTCATGTTAACTTTTTTAGTCtgcaattaaaaatgttttacttTAAACAATGCCGAAATTCGATGAGAATTCATTGGGAATTATTTATGACGATTTTCCATATTGTAGAGATGTGCATATTTTTCTCTGAATCATATTGCTgcatgaaattattttatgagtttcaaagaagaaaattcagataaaattgtaatttgtgaaattttatttacaattcaTTATCATCCTGCAGATGTCGGGCGGAAAGTGTAAGAACTGTGGTTCGACCAACATTGAAACAGATCCAGCTCGAGGAGATGCAGTCTGTACGGAGTGTGGTTTTGTCTTGGAAGACAATATCATTGTCAGTGAGACGACGTTCGAAGAAACTCCATCTGGCAATATGATGATGATTGGTTCTTTCGTCTCTAATGAGAGTTCTGGCGGTGCAACGGGCTTTGGTGCAGGTACAGTTTAGTGAAAATTTCTGATTTATCGTACTATTTGTTGGCCAAAACATTAATcgttgtaaatttaaaatatcctAGGCTACCTGGTCAGTGGAAAAGAATCGAGAGAGATCacattacaaaacgcaaaaaagGGCATCACACATTTGTGCAGACAATTGCAGTAAGTATCTATAGACTATGTACTTCAAAATAATCTATGATTAGGAGatagatatgaattttttatttgtgtgATCTAGATTGAATCAACACTGTATCGACACCTCagtgaatttttataaaatggcATTGAACCGGCATTTAACTAGAGGAAGAAAACAGGCACACAATCATGCTGCATGTGTGTATATTACTTGTCGTACAGAAGGCACTGCGCGTATGTACATTTACTTTGGATCAATCTGATACTTATTGATGATGCAATTTATTTGActaattttccatttttgttCAGATATGCTGATAGATATTAGTGACGTTTTGCAAATTTGTGTGCATGAATTGGGAAGGACATATTTGAGGTTTACACAAGCATTGTGCATCAACATTCCTTCTATGGGtgagttttcattttatagTAAACATTTCAAGTTACTTCCAAATTTATTTGAATGTGTGAGAGTTCACACAAATGTGAAATCACATTGTGAGAAACCGAATaccgaaaaattttaaatctagggtagtttaaattattgatgaaaataaGTGATGGGATTATTATTAAGATTTGAAATAGGTAGGAAGGCTAATTCATCTCGGTTCCAACAAACAGGATGGGTGAATTAATCAGACTTTAATGAGCCAATTCAAGTAATATAATTGCtcataatatatatttcaGCACTTACAGATAACttttatacatctaaaagcaCTTTTtgtactataatacatattcttaaaaactttatagatCTCTACTccaatttgaaattttcagtttataaaagaaaatatcttttgtaaaaaatattgggTACTTTCCGAAAGTAGATAGTTTTTTTTAAGAGTAAGTTCATAAtataattcaataatatttataaattctaGTTGTAAGAGCCTATATTCAAAGACTaagatgtatttttttttataatattataagaAAAACGTGGAATATACATAATTTGATAGAAAGTACATTTgtttacaatgtaaaaatatgtaattACATGAACAAAATCATCATATACTCAATTATCTTTACACACAGATTTTTGGCACAAAACTGTTAAATGTGGCAAAGTCACTTTGGAGCTCATGATAACGAGTTCTCAATTAACAAACAAGCTAACTCTCTATTACAAACTTAATCTGGCAAATTTTATAACAGTCATTGCTTAAAATCTTATTGTTAACTTAATGATGCTACTTCTAAAACAGTGAAATTTGGTAAGAACTTGAAAGAgcatttttaacgatttttttgtTAAGTACTGTGTAAATACAATAGGATTATACGTGCCACTAATTATTGAGTTTAAAGTACTATAGCTCTAAAATAGgcttatataataattttcgtTTTGTCAAATTAGCGAACAAAATcgccttttttttaaatttttgtttaaacattcACGTACAAAATAAAGCTTGtataaaataacataaaaGGAATACCCAGTGACTCGGTGGTTTGCGGCATTTCTCTTGATGCACGGTATGCATAGAACACTTCGAAAGATTTTTTCACATTCAAAATCAGGCAGTTTTAAATTGTGCTCACAGTCATCAACCATTATGAAAAGTTACCTCTGCACGTTTAATACACAGTTGCGAAACTATTGTACATAATGCATGCTTTCTTACGCTTCGATTCGATACTgtcgtttatttattttttttttttattataaaaatcgcCTAttacgttaatttacaatccTCACATCGTTACGCTTAACGCCGCTTACACGTAACATTCTCTTTGAAAATGCAGTATCCATGAGAAACAGTTTGCGAACCTAAAGAACACaatggagagaaaaaataacgcaGTACTTCAGAGTTTAGCAGAGTACAACGACGCGAGCCGTAAACGATGAATAATGTCGAGATTTAAACAACAGCTAGTATATGTAACAATTGCTATTATTGGCCAATTGACTCTGGCATTCACCAAAAAAGTTGCGCAAACATCGCGTACCCTCACGTGTAGGTATATCTCTATGGACGAGAATCCCAAGCAAGGATCGTTGAAAAATTCGACTAGTATATCCACCACTTGCAATCGAGCCTCGCTCGGGATTCgtcc
The sequence above is drawn from the Nasonia vitripennis strain AsymCx chromosome 4, Nvit_psr_1.1, whole genome shotgun sequence genome and encodes:
- the LOC100678376 gene encoding potassium/sodium hyperpolarization-activated cyclic nucleotide-gated channel 4-like — protein: MDLMGLVPNWESDRDKRSPKIVHDCREPPDEDEVDNLIKGNDLFSRFSRWVARKRILSTNHYYAQACLKSSTAVKFEISRHLQDFPYMIHPFSPFRIFWDITMTIFTLAALIATPFLNAFFFNDQLRSLPFIMIIDFVMLFDVILHFFTGYFDYRTKIVTLDPRIVFTKYIRSYFIFDILSGVPAEVFDFMAHGDEHINWYCSTFNFVKIFRVRNLICCIRQFHKSYHMSFHKVKILELTIIIIISIHWSACLVYYVPMVVQKFDGFDDAVSKSWILSASMKKRNSRLKKYILCLNRATISLVSSEHYLDVTTAEDMIMNFLLAVLGKLGFVYLLSQFLQLMTTFHSSAKERLRLLQQLQEYVQYKELPRVTQKRLMVYCNYWYKKNFNRDRRIHAQVSEPLREELILHNYTSLLEMVDLFKYLPRAAIVELVKFIRTEIHLVNDVIVKSGTHGDCLFFVGSGTVAVYTSLGKEVCHLEDGSYFGEIALVMENEQRVASVVAVETCEILVVPREAFQQVVAPYPNLLSQLQKVALERLDKTLLLDEIYKLEDPRPRYINISNIRGKRRD